The Bifidobacterium asteroides genomic interval TGGGCCAGATGATCCAGTTCAGGGGCGCTCAGGATCCCGAGAACCTGCAACGCCGTCCCACGGTCTTCGAGACCCTCCAGGCGCAAGGGGTGCGTGTCACCTCCTCGGGCCTGCCGCGTTTTCGCGATTCAGCCCTGACCCGCGCGGCTCTGCGCGGCGGGGAGTACCTGGCTCACAACCACTCCCGTCAGCGTCTCCTGGCCGCCTGCCAGGCTGCCAGCCAGCCGGGTCTGACCTACCTCTACATCCGCGATGTGGACAAGGTGGGCCACCACAGCGGCTGGGAGGGCGAGGAGTGGGTGGCCGCTCTTGAAGCGACCGATGCACAGCTGGCCGAGCTTCATCGCCGCCTGCCCGCCGGGACGCTGACGGTGATCGTAGCCGATCATGGCATGGTTGAGTCCGATCCGAACCAGCGCATTGACATCGCCCAGGATCCGGAGCTGAGCCAGGATGTGCGACTGGTGGGCGGCGAGCCCAGGGCGGTCATGCTCTATCTGGACCAGGGGGCGGATCCCCAGGTTGTGGCTACACGCTGGCGTGAGCGTCTGGGGGATCGGGCCTGGGTGCTGACCCGTGACCAGGCCATCCAAGGGGGAATCTTCGGTCCTGTGGATGCCCGGATTCGACCCATGATCGGCGACCTTCTGGTGCTGGCCGGCGACCGGATCACCCTGGTGAATTCTGCAGATCAGACGGATGCTGCAACCAGGCTGCCCGGCGTCCATGGCTCATGGACCCGTCTGGAGACGCAGATTCCCTGCCTGATCGACCTGGTCTGACTACTTGCCGAAGAGGATCTCATCCCAGCTGGGCACGGCCGACCGTCCGGAGTGTTTTTTGGCCCGCTTGCTGCGGCGGCCCTCCTTGGGCTGATCCTCCTGCTCGTCCTGTCTGGCATCATCGCCTGGATCCTCTTGCCGGGGCTGCTCCTGGTCCGCCTGGCCCTGCCCATGGTTCTGCACGGGCAGGACCATGGTGGATTCGTTGTCTCTGATGGGAGGATGCTCGGCCGTGTCAGGGTCCTCGGTCAGTTCTGCACTGGGGTGGCTGGGCTCCCGCTCGGCTGTCCGCTCCTGGCTCTCCTTGGGCTTGCCATAGAGCCAGGCCGTGAGTGCCGCCTGGCGTTCACCGCTCTCCTGGCCCTCCGATCCGGCATCCTCTTCTTCTATTTGGGTAAAGGTATCCTTCTGGCTTGGAGGCCGCCTGTCGGTCTGATCGTCAATCGCTTCAGCAGGCCGATCCTGCCCATGGTCGTCCGTGGAATTGTCCAGCAGCATCCTTGCCGCCCCGTTCAGGCAGGTCACCGTGTTGTCATGCATGTTCCATGCCCAGCGGGCGTTGAAAATCCGTTTGTCCAGCGTAAACACGCCGTTGATGTTCCAGGGTTCGTACCCTCGTCTGGTGGCCTGCCAGGAAACCTGTGTCAGGCTGACCCCCGCACGGGCCAGCACCTTGCCGATCAGTTCCTGATAGTTTCGCCCGCCCGACCCCTTGGGCGCCGGCATGGTCAGGAACTGCTCGATGGCGTACTTCTTCTCGGTTTCCACGGGAGCCGCGAAACGCCGTACCAGCGCTTCGTTGACAGCGTATTGCTGAGCCACCTGCTCGGGGCGGGCACCGGCGCGCACAGCCGCCTGAATGGCCGAGACGGGCAGGGGCTTGGACTTGCCGGTCTGGGGGTCCACGTCCTCTTCCTCCTTGACCTGCTTGGCCTCAAGAATGGCGCGATCAAGCGCATCGTCGACCCTTACGGCGAAGTGCCGGTGGTCACAGACGAAGACCAGATCGCCCCTGTCGTCGACATGGTCAAAGCTGGCCACCCTGGTCCCATTCTCAGACATGCACGCCCCTATCCTCTTACGGTTCCTTTACACGGCCTCAGGTATTTCCATTGTGCCCTAT includes:
- a CDS encoding alkaline phosphatase family protein, which gives rise to MGLDTPDMKELLQPSPPIQYGDRAGDNHVGGARHLSAVLPALSACLGTPVATDVHPSAKALQEALGLPEARSVVVVLVDGLGFWNLVSRQGHVPYLRSLLSEPINQRPLYTSLPSTTVAAMGVFGTGTSPGLTGMTGYTQLNPDTGQLGQMIQFRGAQDPENLQRRPTVFETLQAQGVRVTSSGLPRFRDSALTRAALRGGEYLAHNHSRQRLLAACQAASQPGLTYLYIRDVDKVGHHSGWEGEEWVAALEATDAQLAELHRRLPAGTLTVIVADHGMVESDPNQRIDIAQDPELSQDVRLVGGEPRAVMLYLDQGADPQVVATRWRERLGDRAWVLTRDQAIQGGIFGPVDARIRPMIGDLLVLAGDRITLVNSADQTDAATRLPGVHGSWTRLETQIPCLIDLV
- the sepH gene encoding septation protein SepH, whose product is MSENGTRVASFDHVDDRGDLVFVCDHRHFAVRVDDALDRAILEAKQVKEEEDVDPQTGKSKPLPVSAIQAAVRAGARPEQVAQQYAVNEALVRRFAAPVETEKKYAIEQFLTMPAPKGSGGRNYQELIGKVLARAGVSLTQVSWQATRRGYEPWNINGVFTLDKRIFNARWAWNMHDNTVTCLNGAARMLLDNSTDDHGQDRPAEAIDDQTDRRPPSQKDTFTQIEEEDAGSEGQESGERQAALTAWLYGKPKESQERTAEREPSHPSAELTEDPDTAEHPPIRDNESTMVLPVQNHGQGQADQEQPRQEDPGDDARQDEQEDQPKEGRRSKRAKKHSGRSAVPSWDEILFGK